Proteins from a genomic interval of Pseudoalteromonas sp. MEBiC 03607:
- a CDS encoding DUF3016 domain-containing protein, which translates to MIKINKALLVTSLLLPAFAYSGEAEVKWQNFDEYSDVRPGSNWKKENYYNSVKRNHEKTFRKLASKLPDGYVFSVEVTDLDLAGEVLLGNGNGNSTEPRVMSSTYSPKITLNYTVKSNDGKVVSQDSNLKLKDMSYLDGIVMRYKDSYYYDNKLIAEWFEDKLLPSIDSAE; encoded by the coding sequence ATGATTAAGATCAATAAAGCTTTACTTGTAACTAGTTTACTTTTACCTGCTTTTGCCTACTCTGGTGAAGCCGAAGTAAAATGGCAAAATTTTGATGAATACAGTGATGTGCGCCCAGGGAGTAACTGGAAAAAAGAAAATTACTATAACAGCGTTAAGCGTAACCACGAAAAAACGTTTAGAAAGTTAGCAAGTAAATTACCTGATGGTTATGTTTTTTCTGTTGAGGTAACAGATTTAGATCTTGCTGGTGAAGTACTGTTAGGTAATGGCAATGGCAATAGTACCGAACCTCGCGTAATGTCATCTACATACTCACCTAAAATTACCTTAAATTATACAGTTAAGAGTAATGATGGAAAAGTTGTTAGCCAAGATAGCAACTTGAAACTTAAAGATATGAGCTATCTAGATGGTATCGTAATGCGTTACAAAGATTCATACTATTACGATAATAAACTGATAGCCGAGTGGTTTGAGGATAAACTGCTTCCGTCAATTGACTCAGCTGAATAA